Proteins co-encoded in one Selenihalanaerobacter shriftii genomic window:
- a CDS encoding cation:proton antiporter, giving the protein MNLLLSFGLMLLCGFVVGNLFKKIGIPTVTGYIITGILFGESILGIQTHEHIKRLAPVTGLGLGVISLTIGEELLIEDLKKAGKSILSISLFQLLITFILVAGGLTLLGVQLPIALILGAIASANAPAETVAVIEEYRAQGPLTSRLLGTLAVGDLFAIMFFGGIMAIVGTLNTGASHSILSSLSEPMIEIIGSIIVGIIVAGILHYFAHHTKLEKDYLLVVLAVLFIDIELANYLHLSSLLINITAGFTLANLFDCRHEIKEVIEVIEVPLFIAFFTLAGAELDFSILSQVGIIGTTYIVARIIGKLLGAWLGAKASNSSRVISRYLGWGLIPQAGVGIGLSIVVSEKFPEIGSVITSIILASVAVNALIGPLAIKSALTKAGEVNEAKECEDYSLDEKADPIHV; this is encoded by the coding sequence ATGAATTTGCTTTTATCGTTTGGATTAATGTTACTTTGTGGCTTTGTAGTAGGTAATTTATTTAAAAAAATCGGAATTCCAACGGTTACAGGTTATATTATAACTGGAATTCTTTTTGGAGAATCTATATTAGGTATTCAAACTCATGAACATATTAAAAGATTAGCACCTGTTACTGGTCTAGGTCTGGGTGTAATCTCCTTAACTATAGGTGAAGAATTATTGATTGAAGATTTAAAGAAAGCGGGTAAGAGTATTTTAAGTATTAGTTTATTTCAATTATTAATTACCTTTATTTTAGTTGCCGGTGGATTAACTTTATTAGGTGTACAGCTTCCAATAGCTTTAATTTTAGGAGCTATTGCTTCGGCTAATGCTCCTGCAGAAACGGTAGCTGTTATTGAAGAATATAGGGCTCAAGGACCACTTACTAGTAGATTATTAGGGACTCTTGCTGTTGGTGATTTATTTGCCATTATGTTCTTTGGGGGAATTATGGCAATTGTAGGCACATTAAATACAGGTGCAAGTCATTCTATCTTAAGTTCATTAAGTGAACCTATGATTGAAATAATTGGTTCTATTATTGTGGGAATAATAGTTGCTGGAATTTTGCACTATTTTGCACATCATACTAAATTAGAAAAAGATTATTTGTTAGTAGTATTAGCTGTATTATTTATTGATATAGAGTTAGCAAATTATCTTCATTTATCATCATTATTGATTAATATTACGGCTGGGTTTACATTAGCTAATTTATTTGATTGTCGTCATGAGATTAAGGAAGTTATTGAAGTTATAGAAGTTCCTTTATTTATAGCTTTCTTTACTTTAGCAGGAGCAGAGTTAGATTTCTCAATCTTATCGCAAGTTGGTATAATTGGAACTACTTATATAGTGGCTAGGATTATAGGGAAGTTATTAGGAGCTTGGTTAGGAGCTAAGGCTTCTAATTCATCTAGAGTTATTTCTCGTTATCTAGGCTGGGGATTAATTCCACAGGCTGGGGTTGGAATTGGTTTATCTATTGTAGTTTCAGAAAAGTTCCCGGAAATAGGTTCAGTAATCACTTCTATAATTTTAGCTTCAGTAGCTGTAAATGCGTTAATTGGTCCATTAGCTATAAAAAGTGCACTTACTAAAGCTGGAGAGGTTAATGAGGCTAAAGAGTGTGAGGATTATTCTTTAGATGAGAAGGCAGATCCTATACATGTTTAA
- a CDS encoding late competence development ComFB family protein, whose amino-acid sequence MVSGNLIEDEVMSKVDEILTDKEEFCDCDQCKQDILALALSNLKPRYAGSEEGKIILNSTDLSSEQTQLDILRSVLEAAKKVHERPHHDRG is encoded by the coding sequence ATGGTAAGCGGTAATTTAATAGAAGATGAAGTGATGAGTAAGGTTGATGAAATATTAACAGACAAAGAAGAGTTTTGTGATTGTGATCAATGTAAGCAAGATATACTTGCTTTAGCTCTTAGTAATTTAAAGCCGCGATATGCTGGAAGTGAAGAAGGTAAAATTATTCTAAATAGTACTGATCTATCTAGTGAACAGACGCAATTAGATATATTAAGATCAGTATTAGAAGCAGCAAAAAAAGTTCATGAGCGTCCTCATCATGACCGAGGTTAG
- a CDS encoding glucose-1-phosphate adenylyltransferase, with amino-acid sequence MSILALVLAGGRGSRLDILSADRAKPGVPFAGKYRIIDFTLSNCVNSGIYDVGILTQYLPRSLHRHIGIGKPWDLDRQFGGVTLLHPYIGKEGGWYQGTAHAVYQNLLYIKNKKPDYVVILSGDHIYKMDYSKMVDYHKSKNADLTIAAKPVPIEEAHQFGILNTNEDMRIVDFKEKPENPPSNLASMGIYVFSTDVLINKLEEFCSQKNSDFGHHIIPQMIRKTRVFAYKYKGYWKDVGTIKSFWEANLSLINPLPEMDLYDDNWKWHTRSESKPPAKFGREGEVNQSLISNGAIINGKIKNSVVFPGVFIEEGVEVKDSIIFNNTIIKQGAKICKSIIDKNVVIGNNTQIGFYKNTTANFERPKILNSGLNVIGKGVRIPENIEIGQNCRVLPRVKEDDFNKRKITSGSTIRPRN; translated from the coding sequence ATGAGTATTTTAGCATTAGTTTTAGCTGGTGGTAGAGGGAGTAGGCTGGATATTTTATCTGCAGATAGAGCTAAACCAGGTGTTCCATTTGCCGGAAAGTATAGAATTATTGATTTTACTTTAAGTAATTGTGTTAATTCAGGTATATATGATGTAGGAATTTTAACTCAATATTTACCTAGATCTTTACATAGACATATTGGAATTGGAAAACCTTGGGATCTTGATAGGCAGTTCGGTGGAGTAACTTTATTACACCCTTATATAGGTAAAGAAGGAGGATGGTATCAGGGAACAGCTCATGCTGTTTATCAAAACCTTCTTTATATTAAAAATAAAAAGCCAGATTATGTTGTTATTTTATCTGGGGATCACATTTATAAAATGGATTATTCTAAAATGGTGGACTATCATAAATCTAAGAATGCTGATTTAACTATTGCGGCTAAACCAGTACCTATAGAAGAGGCTCATCAATTTGGCATTTTAAATACTAATGAAGATATGAGGATAGTTGATTTTAAAGAAAAACCTGAGAATCCACCTAGTAATTTAGCATCAATGGGTATATATGTCTTTAGTACAGATGTGTTAATTAATAAATTAGAAGAATTTTGTAGTCAAAAGAATTCAGATTTTGGTCATCATATTATTCCACAAATGATTAGAAAGACTAGAGTCTTTGCTTATAAATACAAAGGATATTGGAAAGATGTAGGTACAATTAAATCGTTTTGGGAAGCCAATCTGTCTCTAATTAATCCTTTGCCCGAGATGGATTTATATGATGATAATTGGAAATGGCATACTAGAAGTGAAAGTAAACCACCTGCTAAATTTGGAAGAGAAGGTGAAGTTAATCAAAGTTTAATTTCTAATGGAGCTATTATTAATGGTAAAATAAAAAATTCAGTTGTTTTCCCAGGGGTTTTCATTGAAGAAGGAGTTGAAGTTAAAGATTCAATTATTTTTAATAATACTATCATTAAACAAGGGGCTAAGATTTGTAAATCTATAATTGATAAGAATGTAGTTATAGGAAATAATACCCAAATAGGTTTTTATAAAAACACAACTGCTAATTTTGAACGACCAAAAATTTTGAATAGTGGTTTAAATGTAATTGGTAAAGGAGTTAGAATACCAGAGAATATTGAGATTGGTCAAAATTGTAGAGTCTTACCTAGAGTTAAAGAAGATGATTTTAATAAAAGAAAGATTACTAGCGGTAGCACTATTAGACCACGGAATTAA
- a CDS encoding glycoside hydrolase family 57 protein → MSEVKGYLSLVLHAHLPFVRHPDYEDFLEERWLYEAITETYIPLIEHFEQLHRDGINYKLTMSLSPSLISMLTDSLLQERYIKYINNLIELASKEITRTKDYEQINQTAKIYLNKFQCAKEIFVNKYNRNLVNAFKKFQDLGYLDIITCGATHGYLPLMKEYPEAVRAQIEFAIDNHKQHLGEAPAGIWLPECAYYPGLDKILELYEIRFFILDTHGILYATPRPKYGVFAPIYTPSGVAAFGRDRKSAKQVWSAQKGYPGDYNYREYYRDIGFDLPLDYIKSYISDEKIRTNTGIKYYKITGDNCELQDKEPYDYKIAREKAANHAEDFIFNRIKQIEDLSNLMDREPLILAPYDAELFGHWWYEGPDFLNFLIKKITNEQEVIELISPIEYLKMYPKNQVCQPPMCSWGANGYNDVWLDSSNDWIYRHLHQAVEKMVELATDYINPNKLTKRALNQAARELLLAQSSDWAFIMKTGTMVEYAIKRTKAHIHRFFNIYNQLKLKEIDEEWLSELEKKDNIFSNINYQVYSKHYTSK, encoded by the coding sequence TTGTCAGAAGTGAAGGGGTATTTATCGTTAGTATTACATGCCCACTTACCATTTGTGCGTCATCCAGATTATGAAGATTTTTTAGAAGAAAGATGGCTATATGAAGCAATTACCGAAACATATATTCCATTAATTGAACATTTTGAACAACTTCATAGAGACGGAATAAATTATAAATTAACTATGTCCTTAAGTCCATCTTTAATTTCTATGTTAACTGACTCTTTATTACAAGAACGTTACATTAAGTATATTAATAACTTAATTGAGCTAGCCTCAAAAGAAATAACACGTACTAAAGATTATGAACAGATTAATCAAACAGCTAAAATATATTTAAATAAGTTTCAATGTGCAAAGGAAATTTTTGTAAATAAATATAACCGAAATTTAGTTAATGCATTTAAGAAATTTCAGGATTTAGGTTATTTAGATATTATTACTTGTGGAGCAACTCATGGTTATCTACCGTTAATGAAGGAATATCCAGAGGCAGTTAGAGCTCAAATTGAATTTGCTATTGATAATCATAAGCAACATTTAGGTGAGGCTCCAGCAGGAATTTGGCTGCCAGAGTGTGCTTATTATCCAGGACTTGATAAAATCTTAGAGTTATATGAAATTCGATTTTTTATTCTTGATACTCATGGTATATTATATGCTACGCCTCGACCTAAATATGGAGTATTTGCACCAATCTATACTCCATCAGGAGTAGCGGCTTTTGGTAGAGATAGAAAATCAGCTAAACAAGTATGGAGTGCCCAAAAAGGGTATCCAGGAGATTATAATTATCGAGAATATTATCGTGATATAGGGTTTGATTTACCATTAGACTATATTAAATCTTATATTTCTGATGAAAAGATTCGTACTAATACTGGAATTAAGTATTATAAGATTACTGGAGATAATTGTGAACTACAAGATAAAGAGCCATATGATTATAAAATAGCGCGAGAAAAAGCTGCTAATCATGCAGAAGATTTTATTTTTAATAGAATAAAACAGATAGAAGATTTAAGTAATCTTATGGACAGGGAACCATTAATTTTAGCACCGTATGATGCTGAATTATTTGGACATTGGTGGTATGAAGGGCCTGACTTTTTAAATTTTTTAATTAAAAAGATAACTAATGAGCAGGAAGTAATAGAATTAATTTCTCCTATAGAATATTTAAAGATGTATCCTAAGAATCAAGTCTGTCAACCTCCTATGTGTAGTTGGGGGGCTAATGGTTATAATGACGTGTGGTTAGATAGTAGTAATGATTGGATATATCGGCATTTACATCAAGCTGTAGAGAAAATGGTTGAATTGGCTACTGATTATATTAATCCAAATAAGTTAACTAAGAGAGCTTTGAATCAAGCGGCTAGGGAATTATTATTAGCTCAAAGTAGTGATTGGGCTTTTATTATGAAGACAGGAACAATGGTAGAGTATGCCATAAAGCGTACTAAAGCTCATATCCATCGGTTCTTTAATATTTATAATCAATTGAAGTTAAAAGAAATTGATGAAGAATGGTTAAGTGAATTGGAGAAAAAAGATAATATTTTTTCCAATATTAATTATCAAGTATATAGTAAGCATTATACATCTAAATAA
- a CDS encoding DUF4912 domain-containing protein: protein MLREKRLNLQELEYEEETLTSQNETTNTGQPKKEVYKEQFTLPEKYYVNKLVLQVKNPEWIYVYWEYTSDRLNEIALQAGYIEKDDIPIVLRVYDLTTTNYYNIKVEDDYNSWYLGGLTPNHIYIGELGILDKDNIFYSLINSNQVKTPANSISDLFDEEWLEVNEEIETIYRLSKDGSEIDNYSSIDFIKKIKNVIQRFDLKTGYSSLESLKTFNIK, encoded by the coding sequence ATGTTAAGAGAAAAAAGGTTAAATTTACAGGAACTAGAGTATGAAGAAGAAACTTTAACAAGTCAAAATGAAACTACTAACACAGGTCAACCTAAAAAGGAGGTTTATAAAGAACAATTTACATTACCTGAAAAATATTATGTTAATAAATTAGTATTACAAGTAAAGAATCCTGAATGGATATATGTATATTGGGAATATACGTCTGATAGATTAAATGAAATTGCGTTACAGGCTGGTTATATAGAGAAAGATGATATTCCTATAGTATTAAGAGTTTATGATTTAACTACAACTAACTATTATAATATTAAGGTTGAAGATGATTATAACAGTTGGTATCTTGGAGGGTTAACACCAAATCATATTTATATAGGTGAGTTAGGAATTTTAGATAAAGATAATATATTTTATTCATTAATTAATTCTAATCAAGTAAAGACACCAGCTAATAGCATTAGTGATTTGTTTGATGAAGAGTGGTTAGAAGTTAATGAAGAGATAGAAACAATTTATAGATTATCTAAGGACGGATCAGAAATAGATAATTATAGTTCAATAGATTTTATAAAGAAGATTAAAAATGTTATTCAACGATTTGATTTAAAGACAGGATATAGTTCTTTAGAATCATTAAAGACTTTTAATATAAAATAA
- a CDS encoding sensor histidine kinase, which translates to MSLQQKNEELGILILNTDLIIQSYNAITDEFLKEKNEELIGKRITTFFNLNEKQIKINFKEDIELKIRLNDNYKLKLKVEPLLDDHSVIKGYICFCSLSFSEGLLLEKEVVAKLVHELKNPLANIKGFIQYIEHRLTDYNDEKIDKYLNLLDKEIDELNLLINRSLEYAKPENLDPELISLNEVIEDIHQLIADECHAKGIKIDYDLDKNSQGYCEHLHIKQVLLNIIKNAMDALSENTNKQIDIEIKSTQDDKYNIIIIKDNGPGIKEEYIDEVFSPFYTTKSNGNGLGLSISKEIIEKYDGKIEVDILETGTKFMIYLPTIEKN; encoded by the coding sequence ATGTCTTTGCAACAAAAGAATGAAGAATTAGGAATATTAATATTAAATACTGACTTAATAATTCAAAGTTATAATGCTATAACAGATGAATTTTTAAAAGAGAAGAATGAGGAATTAATAGGCAAGAGAATTACAACATTTTTTAATTTAAATGAAAAGCAAATTAAGATTAATTTTAAAGAGGATATAGAATTAAAAATTAGATTAAATGATAATTATAAATTAAAACTTAAAGTTGAGCCTTTATTAGATGATCACTCTGTAATAAAAGGTTATATATGTTTTTGTTCACTAAGCTTTTCAGAAGGACTATTATTAGAAAAGGAGGTAGTAGCAAAATTAGTCCATGAATTAAAGAATCCATTAGCAAATATTAAAGGATTTATACAATATATTGAACATAGATTAACTGATTATAATGATGAAAAAATAGATAAATATTTAAATTTATTAGATAAAGAAATAGATGAATTAAATTTATTAATTAATAGATCGTTAGAATACGCTAAACCTGAGAATTTAGATCCAGAATTAATATCACTTAATGAAGTTATTGAAGATATTCACCAATTAATAGCTGATGAATGTCATGCAAAGGGGATCAAAATAGATTATGATTTAGATAAAAATAGTCAAGGTTATTGTGAACATTTACATATTAAGCAAGTCTTATTAAATATAATTAAGAATGCTATGGATGCTTTAAGTGAAAATACTAATAAACAGATAGATATAGAAATTAAGTCTACACAAGATGATAAATATAACATAATAATAATTAAAGATAATGGCCCAGGGATTAAAGAGGAATATATAGATGAAGTTTTTAGTCCATTTTATACTACTAAAAGTAATGGTAATGGGTTAGGATTAAGTATTAGTAAGGAAATCATAGAAAAATATGATGGAAAGATAGAAGTAGATATTCTAGAGACTGGTACTAAATTTATGATTTATTTACCTACAATTGAAAAGAACTAA
- the cooS gene encoding anaerobic carbon-monoxide dehydrogenase catalytic subunit, with translation MSEEVPFKEVLDGRISIHDSVQELYEERLTKDEMSNTFDRFDAQDRIRCKFCVDGVSCQLCSNGPCRISEKAGAELGTCGIDPNAMAMRDMLLRNAMGTSTYTHHAYNAFRTLKATAEDKTPFGIVDEQKLRDIAAAVGVDNSGAKEDVAIQLADTMIGQLYSGYETSPMMVDAFAPKHRKKKWKDLGLYPSGVVHEIKDATASCLTNVDGYHVSMAKKAMRLGIATIYGAQLGLNLVQDMLFGTPTPHPIQTDMGILDPDYINIVFNGHEPWTGVATIYAVRDEQVQQRAKDAGAKGIRVIGCIETGQELAQRFGMDDVFGGLIGNWLAIEPALATGTIDIFAMDENCSPPNLKPYEDKYQVTLVSVSDLVRIPGVEKNYNYMPDKVGDVAQELINMGIENFKKRKERNIEPFVPQITQEAIAGFSTESVLEALGGKIDPLVDVIKDGNIKGVVALINCTTLQNGPHDYMTVKLTEELIKKDILVVTGGCGCHGLEVAGLASMEAIEQAGDGLKAVCEKLQIPPVLPFGTCTDTGRISTVVTAIADFLDVDTSALPVAVTAPQYLEQKATIDGVFALAYGLYTHLSPTPPVTGGKELVKLLTEDLEEMSGGKVALGEDPVQVAEDIEAHIIEKREGLGI, from the coding sequence ATGTCAGAAGAAGTTCCATTTAAAGAAGTATTAGATGGTAGAATTAGTATTCATGACTCTGTTCAAGAATTATATGAAGAAAGATTAACTAAAGATGAAATGAGTAATACTTTCGATCGTTTTGATGCTCAAGATAGAATTAGATGTAAGTTTTGTGTAGATGGTGTTAGCTGTCAGTTATGTAGTAATGGGCCTTGTCGTATTTCAGAAAAAGCAGGTGCTGAATTAGGTACTTGTGGTATTGATCCTAATGCTATGGCCATGCGTGATATGTTACTTAGAAATGCAATGGGCACTAGTACCTATACTCATCATGCTTACAATGCTTTTAGAACTCTTAAAGCAACTGCGGAGGATAAGACACCTTTTGGTATAGTTGATGAACAAAAGTTAAGGGATATTGCTGCAGCAGTAGGAGTTGATAATTCAGGAGCTAAAGAAGATGTTGCTATACAATTAGCTGATACTATGATTGGTCAGCTATATTCTGGTTATGAAACATCACCAATGATGGTTGACGCTTTTGCACCAAAGCATAGAAAGAAGAAATGGAAGGATTTAGGGTTATATCCTTCTGGGGTTGTACATGAAATTAAAGATGCTACTGCTAGTTGTTTAACAAATGTAGATGGTTATCATGTATCTATGGCCAAGAAAGCTATGCGCCTCGGAATAGCAACTATTTATGGTGCGCAGCTTGGTTTAAATCTAGTACAAGATATGCTTTTTGGTACTCCTACACCTCACCCAATTCAAACAGATATGGGAATTCTTGATCCTGACTATATTAATATAGTATTTAATGGTCACGAGCCGTGGACAGGCGTAGCTACTATTTACGCTGTCCGTGATGAACAAGTTCAGCAAAGAGCTAAAGATGCCGGAGCTAAAGGTATTAGAGTTATTGGTTGTATTGAAACCGGTCAGGAATTAGCACAAAGATTTGGTATGGATGATGTTTTTGGAGGATTAATCGGTAATTGGTTAGCTATTGAACCTGCTTTAGCTACTGGTACTATTGATATCTTTGCTATGGATGAAAACTGCTCACCACCAAATTTAAAACCTTATGAAGATAAGTATCAAGTTACTTTAGTCTCTGTCAGTGACTTAGTTAGAATTCCTGGAGTAGAAAAAAATTATAATTATATGCCTGATAAAGTTGGAGATGTTGCTCAAGAACTAATTAATATGGGGATTGAGAATTTCAAGAAGCGAAAAGAAAGAAATATTGAGCCATTTGTGCCACAAATAACTCAGGAAGCAATTGCTGGTTTTTCTACTGAATCTGTATTAGAAGCATTAGGTGGAAAAATAGATCCATTAGTTGATGTAATTAAAGATGGAAATATTAAAGGAGTTGTTGCTTTAATTAACTGTACTACTCTTCAGAATGGACCTCATGATTATATGACTGTTAAGTTAACTGAAGAATTAATTAAGAAAGATATTTTAGTAGTAACTGGTGGTTGTGGTTGTCATGGTTTAGAAGTTGCTGGATTAGCCAGTATGGAAGCAATTGAACAAGCAGGAGATGGATTAAAAGCCGTCTGTGAGAAGTTACAGATTCCACCGGTATTACCTTTTGGTACCTGTACTGATACTGGTCGTATTTCAACAGTAGTTACTGCTATAGCTGATTTCTTAGATGTAGATACTTCTGCTCTACCAGTAGCAGTAACCGCACCACAGTATCTAGAACAGAAAGCAACTATTGATGGTGTCTTTGCTCTAGCTTACGGACTCTATACACACTTATCGCCTACTCCTCCAGTTACTGGTGGAAAAGAGTTAGTAAAACTTTTAACTGAAGATTTAGAAGAGATGAGTGGTGGTAAAGTAGCCTTAGGTGAGGATCCAGTGCAGGTTGCTGAAGATATTGAAGCTCATATCATAGAGAAGAGAGAAGGATTAGGTATTTAA
- a CDS encoding c-type cytochrome: MKYLIIILIITTLVAFSYITHITINNLKTPAINEKYLAGKKVWHKKGCVDCHAIFGNGAYLASDLTKTMSNRNKKWIRKFFTKRPVMPPNKSKKHPGLSSEEADEIIAFLIFVNQIDTNSWPPKTLLKTKLKDYNLK, translated from the coding sequence ATGAAGTATTTAATTATAATTTTAATAATAACTACTTTAGTTGCATTTAGCTATATTACTCATATAACAATTAATAATTTAAAAACTCCTGCTATAAATGAAAAATATTTAGCAGGTAAGAAAGTATGGCATAAAAAAGGTTGTGTTGACTGTCATGCTATTTTTGGAAATGGGGCTTATTTAGCATCTGATTTAACAAAAACCATGAGTAATAGAAATAAAAAATGGATTAGAAAATTCTTCACCAAACGTCCAGTAATGCCACCAAATAAATCTAAAAAACATCCTGGACTCTCTAGTGAAGAAGCTGATGAGATTATTGCTTTTTTAATCTTTGTAAATCAGATTGACACTAACAGTTGGCCACCTAAAACTTTATTAAAAACTAAATTAAAAGATTATAATTTAAAATAA
- a CDS encoding cbb3-type cytochrome c oxidase subunit I, with the protein MKRLLNTFKRLIPFLPSENNNKQDDQENKKSKIKTIEYKSQKVSFKFLTAAILMFTFQVFLAFGASMEFIIPDLPAPIPFNAGRAFHINLSIFWPILGIIGGVYYILPEEVGYDINIKLANIQFWLMIITLLSIYSSLSLGFTTGREYLEALLPFKIAIAVSLILFFINILLTLLKRKVTEWHPTMVGLIVGLFFSIIMFIPSMLTYKNIAMDEFFKFWTVHIWVESTLELIIASIISSILLMMTGVKRKTVERWYYVEVFLVILTGFLGVGHHYFWIGTPNIWLYIGMIFGALQILPIFFLVYTAFKSIKRQNMITTNELTFKYLWATVFWNLIGAGGLGFIMTWPGINQYTHGTELVSAHGHLAIFGTYGLLTLSLFYFILPQWKRTKDLSIKKGKIAFWLINSGLALMGISLFIAGVVQSYLLRYVGIEFTKVRALLIPYMIGRSLGGLIFAAGAVIIGWNLGSNLLFKK; encoded by the coding sequence ATGAAACGATTATTAAATACATTTAAAAGACTAATACCTTTTTTGCCTTCTGAGAATAATAACAAACAAGATGACCAAGAAAATAAAAAATCTAAAATCAAAACTATTGAATATAAATCACAAAAAGTAAGTTTTAAATTTTTAACTGCTGCCATTTTAATGTTTACTTTTCAGGTCTTTTTAGCTTTTGGCGCTTCAATGGAATTCATTATTCCTGATTTACCAGCTCCAATTCCTTTCAACGCTGGTAGAGCATTTCATATTAATTTAAGTATTTTTTGGCCGATTTTAGGAATAATCGGCGGGGTTTATTACATATTACCAGAAGAAGTTGGATATGACATAAATATTAAATTAGCTAATATACAATTTTGGTTAATGATAATAACTTTATTATCTATTTATAGTAGTTTATCTTTAGGATTTACAACTGGACGTGAATATTTAGAAGCCTTATTACCATTTAAAATAGCAATTGCTGTCTCTTTAATATTATTCTTTATAAATATTCTATTAACATTATTAAAAAGAAAGGTTACTGAATGGCATCCTACTATGGTTGGATTAATTGTAGGATTATTTTTTTCTATTATAATGTTTATCCCTAGTATGTTAACGTATAAAAATATAGCCATGGATGAATTCTTTAAATTTTGGACTGTACATATTTGGGTAGAAAGTACATTAGAATTAATAATAGCCTCAATAATTTCTTCAATTTTATTAATGATGACTGGAGTAAAACGCAAAACAGTAGAACGCTGGTATTATGTAGAGGTGTTTTTAGTAATATTAACAGGATTTTTAGGAGTAGGACATCATTATTTTTGGATAGGTACTCCAAACATATGGTTATATATAGGAATGATCTTCGGTGCATTACAAATACTTCCTATTTTCTTTTTGGTTTATACTGCTTTTAAAAGTATTAAACGGCAGAATATGATAACTACTAATGAATTAACCTTTAAATATTTATGGGCTACAGTCTTTTGGAATTTAATTGGTGCTGGAGGCTTAGGATTTATTATGACTTGGCCTGGTATTAATCAATATACTCATGGTACAGAATTAGTTTCAGCACATGGACATTTAGCTATTTTTGGAACATATGGTTTATTAACTTTATCTTTATTCTACTTTATTTTACCTCAATGGAAAAGAACAAAAGATCTAAGTATAAAAAAAGGCAAAATAGCATTCTGGTTAATAAATTCTGGATTAGCTTTAATGGGAATTTCGCTCTTCATAGCAGGAGTAGTGCAATCATATTTATTAAGATATGTAGGGATAGAATTTACTAAAGTTAGAGCATTATTAATACCTTACATGATAGGCCGGTCATTAGGAGGACTAATTTTTGCTGCTGGAGCAGTAATTATTGGGTGGAATTTAGGAAGTAATTTGTTATTTAAAAAATAA